The Glycine max cultivar Williams 82 chromosome 12, Glycine_max_v4.0, whole genome shotgun sequence genome window below encodes:
- the LOC102666451 gene encoding uncharacterized protein: MPFGDALQQMSLYSKFLKDMLMRKNKYIHRENIIVEGNCSAAIQRILPPKHKDPESVTITCAIGEVSIGKALIDLGASINLMLLSMCRRLGELEIMPTRITLQLAYRSITRPYGVIEDVLVRVKQIIFPADFVVMDIEEDTYIPLILGRPFMATASCVVDMEKKKLEMGIEDQKISFELFDEERKLLDQNVCLEVKESEEKVLKERTKIDLG; encoded by the coding sequence ATGCCCTTTGGAGATGCTCTTCAACAAATGTCGTTGTACTCtaagtttttaaaagatatgctcATGCGAAAGAATAAGTACATTCACAGGGAAAACATTATTGTAGAAGGAAACTGCAGTGCTGCAATTCAGAGGattcttccacctaagcacaaagatcctgagAGTGTGACTATTACATGCGCAATTGGTGAAGTTTCTATTGGCAAGGCTCTTATTGATTTGGGAGCCAGTATTAATTTGATGTTGCTTTCCATGTGCCGGAGGCttggagagttggagataatgCCGACTAGGATAACTTTACAGTTAGCATATCGCTCCATCACCAGACCTTATGGAGTGATAGAAGATGTTTTGGTTCGAGTCAAACAAATTATCTTTCCTGctgactttgtggtaatggacaTAGAGGAAGATACATATATTCCCTTAATTTTGGGACGTCCATTTATGGCTACTGCAAGTTGTGTAGTAGACATGGAAAAAAAGAAGCTAGAAATGGGTATTGAAGACCAAAAGATTAGCTTTGAGCTATTTGATGAAGAAAGGAAATTGTTGGACCAGAATGTTtgtctagaggtgaaggagagtGAAGAGAAGGTTCTGAAGGAGAGAACCAAGATTGATCTGGGCTGA
- the LOC102666591 gene encoding uncharacterized protein, which yields MRLAAYESSKLYKEKVKKYHDKKILKKDFQPGQQVFLFNSRLKLFHGKLKSKWSGPFTIKKVRPYGAVELCDPQSKDPDRTWVVNGQRLKQYHGGAMERLNIVLRLDPRQ from the coding sequence ATGAGATTGGCCGCTTATGAATCTTCAAAGCTGTATAAAGAAAAGGTTAAAAAGTATCATGACAAAAAGATTCTCAAGAAGGACTTTCAGCCAGGACAACAGGTGTTTCTTTTCAACTCAAGACTTAAATTGTTCCATGGAAAGCTTAAATCAAAGTGGTCTGGACCATTTACCATCAAGAAAGTTCGACCATATGGAGCAGTGGAGCTTTGTGATCCTCAATCTAAAGATCCTGACAGGACATGGGTAGTGAACGGACAAAGGTTGAAGCAATATCATGGTGGAGCTATGGAAAGATTGAACATTGTTCTACGCTTGGATCCTAGACAATAG